From one Lycium ferocissimum isolate CSIRO_LF1 chromosome 7, AGI_CSIRO_Lferr_CH_V1, whole genome shotgun sequence genomic stretch:
- the LOC132062922 gene encoding uncharacterized protein LOC132062922, which produces MASDKKPCQDERAGAEIVYGAEECLGHSVELLKELGFPMGVLALKDLEECGLVRETGFVWMKQKAPYEHYFVATKTLVSYGTEVTAYVEKGRMKKMTGVKTKQLFMWVPIVEMSIEDPAQNKIHFKTPIGIGKSFPLTAFMTDEEKQKYLEKANE; this is translated from the coding sequence ATGGCTAGTGATAAAAAACCCTGCCAAGATGAGCGTGCAGGAGCAGAAATTGTATATGGAGCTGAAGAGTGCCTTGGTCATTCTGTTGAACTCCTAAAAGAGTTGGGATTTCCCATGGGAGTCCTTGCTCTTAAAGACCTTGAAGAATGTGGCCTTGTTCGTGAAACTGGATTTGTGTGGATGAAACAGAAGGCTCCGTATGAGCATTACTTTGTCGCAACAAAAACTCTAGTTAGCTATGGCACCGAGGTCACTGCCTACGTAGAGAAAGGCAGGATGAAGAAAATGACTGGGGTTAAGACTAAGCAGCTATTTATGTGGGTGCCAATAGTTGAGATGAGCATTGAGGATCCTGCTCAGAATAAAATTCACTTCAAGACTCCTATAGGAATTGGAAAGTCTTTTCCACTCACTGCTTTCATGACTGATGAGGAAAAGCAGAAGTATCTTGAGAAAGCTAACGAGTAG